The following are from one region of the Candidatus Dadabacteria bacterium genome:
- a CDS encoding FMN-binding protein, producing the protein MLITLVFLFHGAEDASAKVLLTKGKALELAFPKADEVEKRHVFLTERQAESIRKMAKAEVNSRLYTFYVAKSGGKETGYAVIDTHTLRTLTETVMFVINPDGTLRHAEILAFFEPTDYMPSGKWINLFPRKTKLDKMKVGKGIPNITGATISARSFSTTTRRVLAVYRVMFGVPADS; encoded by the coding sequence ATGTTAATAACGCTTGTGTTTCTTTTCCATGGTGCAGAAGACGCCTCCGCCAAAGTCCTTCTTACCAAGGGCAAGGCGCTTGAACTTGCTTTCCCGAAAGCCGACGAAGTGGAAAAAAGGCATGTTTTTCTTACCGAGCGCCAAGCCGAGAGCATACGCAAGATGGCCAAGGCTGAGGTAAATTCAAGACTCTACACCTTCTATGTAGCAAAGTCCGGCGGAAAGGAAACAGGCTACGCGGTTATCGATACCCATACTCTTCGAACCCTGACTGAGACCGTAATGTTCGTAATAAACCCTGACGGGACGCTTCGCCACGCCGAGATTCTTGCGTTTTTTGAACCCACAGATTACATGCCGAGCGGAAAATGGATAAACTTGTTCCCAAGAAAAACCAAGCTGGACAAAATGAAAGTAGGCAAAGGAATCCCCAATATCACAGGAGCAACAATAAGCGCCAGATCCTTTTCAACAACCACAAGAAGGGTTCTAGCCGTCTATCGGGTTATGTTCGGGGTTCCGGCTGATTCATAA
- a CDS encoding FAD:protein FMN transferase codes for MRLIALLVLLFCSCSQSTEHLYERSFHSMGSTVELKFYSPSEELFHRVVDACVERTKEIDRLFSNYRDDSVLAEVNRNAGARPVSVPGEFLRLVRISVNYSEITGGAFDITIGSLFELWRAETVAGRLPEKSRIHSALRCTGFRKIKIDEAKSQVFFDTDCLRLDFGAIGKGYAVDEMVRIARQNGITRGLVNFGGNIYAMNPPAGKKFWYVGVRKPGSDSEIISNIDLVNKGVATSGDYERYFEHGGKRYSHIIDPRTGWPAGDVTSVVAVSRTATEADVFSTAVSVLGLPGAQTFVQRDKSLGFLVVGGKGEEKSCFGSYVCP; via the coding sequence ATGCGCCTGATTGCGCTTCTAGTTCTGCTTTTCTGTTCCTGTTCTCAAAGCACAGAGCATCTCTACGAGAGATCTTTTCACTCGATGGGCTCAACCGTAGAACTCAAGTTCTATTCCCCGAGCGAGGAGCTTTTTCACCGGGTTGTCGATGCCTGCGTTGAGAGAACCAAGGAAATAGACCGGCTTTTCAGCAACTACAGGGACGACAGCGTCCTTGCGGAAGTTAACAGAAACGCGGGGGCCCGTCCCGTATCCGTTCCCGGGGAGTTTCTGCGTCTCGTGCGGATCTCGGTTAATTACTCGGAAATTACCGGCGGAGCTTTTGACATAACTATCGGTAGTCTTTTTGAGCTCTGGCGTGCTGAAACCGTTGCGGGACGGCTGCCCGAGAAATCACGGATACACAGTGCGCTTAGGTGTACAGGTTTTCGGAAAATAAAGATAGACGAAGCCAAATCTCAGGTTTTCTTTGACACGGATTGCCTCAGACTCGATTTCGGTGCCATCGGAAAGGGCTACGCGGTTGACGAGATGGTAAGGATTGCCAGGCAAAACGGGATCACGAGGGGACTTGTGAATTTCGGGGGAAACATATATGCGATGAATCCTCCCGCCGGCAAGAAATTCTGGTATGTGGGAGTAAGGAAGCCCGGGAGCGACAGTGAAATCATCTCAAATATTGATCTTGTGAACAAGGGTGTTGCGACTTCGGGGGATTACGAACGCTACTTTGAGCACGGGGGGAAAAGATACTCCCATATAATAGATCCCAGAACGGGTTGGCCTGCCGGGGACGTGACTTCTGTCGTTGCCGTTTCTAGGACCGCTACGGAAGCTGATGTCTTCTCGACAGCCGTTTCGGTTCTTGGTCTGCCCGGCGCGCAGACGTTTGTCCAGAGGGATAAGTCCCTGGGTTTTCTGGTTGTCGGGGGGAAAGGAGAGGAAAAATCCTGCTTCGGGTCTTACGTGTGCCCCTAG
- a CDS encoding mechanosensitive ion channel — translation MNYPQGSYIFEVVENLINHFREYHNAYSSQIENLLLSILIVAGLLFLRRILISLISKNTKDPKTVYHSKRIIGYSHAFLLIILLGSVWIKGFGSIGTYLGIASAGIAIALHETIANIAGWFFILWRKPFVIGDRIQIGDTKGDVIDLRLFQFSLVEIGNWVEAEQSTGRIIHVPNSHVLKERTANYHGAFNYIWNEIHILVTFESNWGKTREILEKVAKEKIDPSWKQAEQQLHLAAERYMIHFSKLTPAVYMSARESGVLFSVRYMVNPRQKRSSEQTLWEAILSEFKKHSDVELAYPTTRFYTYTQESTDKTDPAP, via the coding sequence TTGAACTATCCCCAAGGATCGTATATTTTTGAAGTTGTGGAAAATCTAATAAATCACTTCAGAGAATACCACAATGCTTACAGCTCGCAGATAGAAAACCTACTGCTGTCCATTCTGATAGTGGCGGGGTTGCTCTTCCTCAGAAGAATTCTTATCTCCCTCATATCCAAGAACACAAAAGATCCAAAAACCGTTTATCACTCCAAGCGCATTATCGGGTACTCCCACGCTTTTCTTCTCATAATACTGCTCGGCAGCGTGTGGATAAAAGGGTTCGGTTCCATAGGAACCTACCTTGGTATCGCCAGTGCAGGTATCGCGATAGCACTTCATGAAACCATTGCCAACATCGCCGGATGGTTCTTCATACTCTGGAGAAAGCCCTTCGTAATAGGGGACCGAATACAGATAGGAGACACCAAAGGAGACGTAATAGACTTAAGGCTGTTTCAGTTCAGCCTAGTCGAGATCGGAAACTGGGTGGAAGCGGAGCAGAGCACGGGCAGGATTATACATGTTCCAAACAGCCATGTGTTAAAAGAAAGAACCGCAAATTACCACGGCGCATTTAACTACATATGGAATGAAATACATATTCTCGTAACGTTTGAGAGCAACTGGGGAAAAACCCGCGAAATCCTTGAAAAGGTAGCGAAAGAAAAAATCGACCCCTCTTGGAAACAGGCAGAGCAACAGCTCCACTTAGCCGCCGAGAGGTACATGATACATTTCTCAAAGCTCACTCCGGCGGTTTACATGTCGGCAAGAGAAAGCGGAGTGCTGTTCTCAGTCAGATACATGGTGAACCCGAGACAGAAAAGGAGTTCGGAGCAAACCCTGTGGGAAGCGATATTAAGCGAGTTTAAAAAGCATTCCGACGTTGAGCTCGCTTACCCAACAACGCGCTTCTATACCTATACGCAGGAGAGCACGGACAAAACAGATCCCGCTCCATGA
- a CDS encoding insulinase family protein: MRPELMNGVFKLLFLFILITGVNLMSLNAQTLPGVGGITKYSLDNGMTVLLERNDSSPVVAVNVWVKTGSACEEEGEYGLAHVHEHMLFKGTEKRRVGEIAGMVEAGGGDINAFTSFDETVYYIVSARRFLPMALDVLSDVMENSAFDPTELEKELEVVQEEIRRGEDSPSRVISQKLFSTAYSVHPYGRPIIGTKQSVGSFTRDGILDFYRKWYSPDNMILVVVGDFDPERIKGSVAKTFGKIKKRKTPACELPPEPEQKRTRTFVIGRDVSTGYFSFAFHTPPASHADTPVLDVISGILGTGESSRLYRKLKEQNGTVNDIYAYAYSLKESGLFVVGGVFDPGKVKKASKEIIAEIELIKNELAGAEELARAKTNIERDFIRAKETMQGQARKLGYFEIETGDYSYEQLYLERVSSVTSEDVMRVARKYLIGKNLTAGVLLPKDKTKEVERDLKKALVFPGSTSKKEKKKGPVPQAEFKKYKLSSGVRVLLKRNPAVPLFSVHAVFLGGLRYEDESTNGISNFMAEMFTRGTSSRSAEDIATQIEGLGGTVDGFSGKNSVGVTLSALSENFEGAMDIFSDVILNPSFSDEEMERGRREILAALERQKDNLTGKTVRNFLSTLFLSHPYRFNVLGTEENVSGFTSTDVSRFYEKVIRPENMVISVAGDIDTEKTLGVLEKLFGGMKKGGFKKIRPPRESALSSARENIEFEREKAQTHIIAGFHAPGFRSQDRYAFEVLNTVLSGQGGRLFIELRDKKSLAYAVTSFYVPGMEGGYFGVYIGTAPQKEKEALGAIREQLRLVLNGVGEQELERAKNYIVGSFEIGLQRNSAQASTVGFDELYGIGTYEYRKFPEKILAVTVDDVARVARKYINPGAAAVAILRPE; encoded by the coding sequence ATGCGGCCGGAGTTGATGAACGGGGTTTTCAAATTACTTTTTTTGTTCATTCTGATTACGGGAGTAAACCTTATGAGTTTGAATGCGCAGACCTTGCCGGGTGTTGGCGGAATAACTAAATACAGTCTTGATAACGGCATGACGGTACTTTTAGAGAGAAACGATTCCTCTCCGGTCGTCGCCGTCAACGTGTGGGTGAAAACGGGGAGCGCGTGCGAGGAGGAGGGGGAATACGGTCTTGCTCACGTGCACGAGCACATGCTTTTCAAGGGGACGGAGAAAAGGCGGGTCGGGGAGATAGCAGGGATGGTCGAGGCGGGCGGCGGAGACATAAACGCCTTTACCTCCTTTGACGAGACGGTTTACTACATCGTAAGCGCGCGGCGCTTCCTGCCCATGGCGCTTGACGTACTATCCGACGTTATGGAGAACTCGGCTTTTGACCCCACGGAACTCGAAAAGGAGCTTGAAGTTGTACAGGAAGAGATAAGAAGGGGGGAGGACTCTCCTTCAAGGGTAATCAGCCAGAAGCTTTTTTCCACCGCCTACAGTGTTCATCCCTACGGAAGACCCATAATAGGAACCAAGCAGAGCGTGGGAAGTTTCACTAGGGACGGAATCTTGGATTTCTACAGGAAGTGGTACTCCCCGGACAACATGATTCTTGTTGTGGTCGGGGATTTTGATCCCGAGAGGATAAAAGGCTCGGTGGCAAAGACTTTCGGGAAGATAAAGAAAAGAAAAACCCCTGCGTGCGAACTTCCACCAGAGCCCGAGCAGAAACGCACTAGAACCTTCGTTATTGGCCGCGACGTAAGCACGGGTTACTTCAGTTTCGCCTTCCACACCCCTCCGGCAAGCCACGCGGACACGCCGGTTCTTGACGTGATAAGCGGCATCCTCGGCACTGGGGAGAGCTCAAGGCTCTACAGAAAGTTAAAGGAGCAGAACGGTACCGTAAATGACATATACGCCTATGCGTACAGCCTTAAGGAAAGCGGTCTTTTCGTCGTGGGCGGGGTGTTTGATCCCGGCAAGGTCAAAAAGGCCTCAAAGGAGATAATAGCGGAGATAGAGCTTATAAAAAACGAGCTCGCGGGAGCTGAGGAACTTGCCCGTGCCAAAACGAACATAGAAAGGGACTTCATCCGTGCCAAGGAGACGATGCAGGGCCAGGCAAGAAAACTCGGGTACTTTGAGATTGAAACTGGCGATTACAGTTACGAACAGCTCTACCTCGAGAGGGTTAGCAGCGTAACCTCGGAGGATGTAATGCGCGTAGCTAGGAAGTATCTGATAGGGAAAAACCTCACCGCGGGAGTGCTGCTTCCGAAAGATAAAACCAAGGAGGTCGAGCGGGATTTAAAAAAAGCCCTTGTTTTTCCCGGCTCAACCTCCAAAAAAGAAAAGAAAAAGGGTCCCGTTCCTCAGGCGGAGTTTAAAAAATACAAGCTTTCAAGCGGTGTCCGCGTTCTTTTGAAACGGAATCCCGCCGTTCCGCTTTTCTCTGTTCACGCGGTGTTTCTAGGCGGTCTCAGGTATGAGGACGAGAGCACAAACGGAATTTCAAACTTCATGGCCGAGATGTTCACCCGGGGCACATCAAGCCGCTCCGCTGAAGATATAGCCACCCAGATAGAGGGGCTAGGTGGAACGGTCGACGGCTTCTCGGGGAAAAACAGCGTCGGCGTAACCCTCTCCGCCCTAAGCGAAAACTTTGAGGGAGCCATGGATATTTTCTCCGACGTGATACTTAACCCATCTTTTTCCGATGAGGAAATGGAGCGGGGAAGAAGGGAAATCCTGGCCGCTTTAGAGAGACAGAAAGACAATCTCACGGGAAAGACGGTAAGAAATTTTCTAAGCACCCTTTTTCTCAGTCACCCTTACAGGTTCAACGTTCTTGGGACCGAGGAGAACGTAAGCGGATTTACCTCGACCGACGTTTCAAGATTCTATGAGAAAGTTATAAGACCCGAGAACATGGTCATTTCCGTTGCGGGCGACATCGATACGGAGAAAACACTTGGCGTCCTTGAAAAACTGTTTGGCGGCATGAAAAAAGGCGGTTTTAAAAAGATTCGACCGCCGCGTGAATCCGCACTTTCCAGCGCAAGGGAGAACATCGAGTTTGAAAGGGAAAAGGCCCAGACCCACATTATAGCCGGTTTTCACGCCCCAGGGTTTAGGAGCCAGGACCGCTACGCGTTTGAGGTGCTCAACACCGTTCTTTCTGGTCAGGGAGGGAGACTTTTTATTGAACTTAGGGATAAAAAAAGCCTTGCCTACGCGGTCACCTCGTTTTACGTTCCGGGGATGGAAGGTGGCTATTTCGGAGTCTATATAGGAACCGCTCCTCAGAAGGAAAAAGAAGCGCTCGGAGCTATAAGGGAACAACTTCGGCTCGTCTTAAACGGTGTTGGGGAGCAGGAACTTGAGAGGGCGAAAAACTACATAGTCGGAAGCTTCGAGATAGGACTTCAGAGAAACTCCGCCCAGGCGTCCACAGTCGGGTTTGACGAGCTTTACGGTATAGGTACTTACGAGTACAGAAAGTTCCCGGAAAAAATCCTCGCCGTTACGGTGGATGATGTAGCGAGGGTAGCTAGGAAGTACATAAACCCCGGGGCGGCCGCAGTTGCCATCTTGAGGCCCGAATAG
- the pssA gene encoding CDP-diacylglycerol--serine O-phosphatidyltransferase — MVNLKKKRRRRSPRPGRLIPILPSLLTTLGLTLGLASIATSISIYGDYGSTAVSEQWLFNRFWWAAAFIGLAVLVDMLDGRIARALNSESRFGASYDSLCDLVSFGVAPAVLLYVWGLSGYGNPGLMAMLFYVVCAALRLARFNVQFTTKEKRMFTGLPSPMAAGLILSPILLFSEFQIMATPLMKSFYLFFVPIVGLVMVSEVPHRKFPRFARFGPFSTLVAGSIIITALVTNPGVVAVVITYCYFFLELGRCAWKLAMKAKSRGKESETLAGDES; from the coding sequence ATGGTTAACTTGAAGAAAAAGAGAAGGAGAAGGTCTCCCCGTCCGGGAAGACTCATTCCTATACTGCCGAGCCTGCTCACGACCCTGGGTCTTACGCTCGGGCTTGCGTCGATTGCGACTTCGATTTCCATTTACGGAGACTACGGCTCCACCGCCGTTTCCGAACAGTGGCTTTTCAATCGGTTCTGGTGGGCCGCAGCCTTTATCGGCCTGGCGGTGCTTGTCGACATGCTTGACGGCAGAATAGCCCGGGCGCTTAACTCGGAAAGCCGCTTCGGTGCATCCTATGATTCTCTCTGCGACCTTGTATCGTTCGGAGTGGCCCCGGCCGTGCTTCTTTACGTGTGGGGACTTTCAGGTTACGGAAATCCGGGACTGATGGCGATGCTTTTTTACGTGGTCTGCGCGGCGCTTAGGTTAGCGCGTTTTAACGTGCAGTTCACAACCAAGGAAAAACGCATGTTCACGGGTCTTCCGAGTCCGATGGCCGCGGGACTTATCCTTTCTCCCATACTTCTTTTCTCCGAGTTTCAGATTATGGCTACGCCTCTTATGAAGTCTTTTTATCTCTTCTTCGTTCCTATCGTGGGACTTGTCATGGTAAGCGAGGTTCCTCACAGGAAATTTCCCCGGTTTGCCAGATTCGGGCCTTTCAGCACTCTTGTTGCGGGTTCCATAATTATTACGGCGCTTGTTACCAATCCTGGAGTGGTCGCGGTCGTAATAACTTACTGCTATTTTTTCCTCGAGCTTGGACGTTGCGCCTGGAAGCTTGCCATGAAGGCAAAATCGCGGGGCAAGGAATCAGAAACCCTCGCTGGTGACGAATCCTAG
- a CDS encoding phosphatidylserine decarboxylase family protein, protein MDFGFLRVAGEGLSVIFVSVALCLLSALLGFFFLFFVLVLLTAFFVYFFRDPERDLPPLDPGSVICPADGKVIDISETFEDGYLKQNTRRISIFLSIFDCHINRSPVSGRVVGTTYYPGKFKMAFERNSSDANERLVTLIECESGVRVVIVQVAGFLARRIVSRAKFGDELEIGEKFGMIKFGSRVDVYLPEDVKVGVEVGQKVVAGRTVIAWLT, encoded by the coding sequence ATGGATTTTGGGTTTCTGAGGGTCGCAGGCGAAGGACTCAGTGTAATTTTTGTTTCTGTCGCACTCTGTCTTCTCTCCGCGCTTCTGGGTTTTTTCTTTCTCTTCTTTGTTCTTGTTCTGCTGACCGCTTTTTTTGTCTATTTCTTCAGGGATCCCGAGAGGGATCTTCCTCCGCTTGACCCGGGTTCCGTGATTTGTCCTGCGGACGGGAAAGTAATAGATATCTCGGAGACCTTCGAAGACGGCTACCTTAAGCAGAACACAAGGAGAATAAGTATTTTCCTCTCGATCTTTGACTGCCATATAAACAGATCTCCTGTTTCGGGCAGGGTTGTCGGAACCACCTACTATCCCGGGAAGTTCAAAATGGCCTTTGAGAGAAATTCATCCGATGCAAACGAGCGTCTTGTAACCCTGATCGAGTGCGAAAGTGGCGTTAGAGTGGTTATAGTTCAGGTGGCCGGTTTCCTCGCGAGAAGAATCGTATCGCGCGCAAAATTCGGCGATGAGTTGGAAATCGGGGAAAAATTCGGGATGATAAAGTTCGGTTCAAGGGTGGATGTATACCTGCCCGAGGACGTGAAGGTGGGAGTCGAGGTGGGGCAGAAGGTTGTAGCCGGCAGGACAGTTATAGCATGGTTAACTTGA
- the ilvC gene encoding ketol-acid reductoisomerase, giving the protein MKVYYDKDIDPSKLKKKKVAIIGYGSQGHAHAQNLRESGISVTVADIKDGANWKKAKEAGFSVKTVSTASKSADIVVMLAPDTYQPAIYHEHVEKNLVAGNALMFSHGFNIHYGQIKPPADVDVFMVAPKAPGHTVRDQYVGGAGVPGLVAVHQNPTGNAKGLALAYARAIGCSRAGVIETTFKDETETDLFGEQSVLCGGLTALILAGYETLVEAGYPPEMAYFECCHEVKLIVDLIYEGGIANMRYSVSDTAKFGDITRGPRLINDSVKQEMKKIIGEIQSGQFATEWILENQAGRPTYNALLRQGEEHPIESVGAELRGMMSSLFQKKLVDKDKN; this is encoded by the coding sequence GTGAAAGTTTATTACGATAAGGATATTGATCCGTCTAAGCTTAAGAAAAAGAAAGTTGCGATCATAGGTTACGGAAGCCAAGGCCACGCACACGCCCAGAACTTAAGAGAGAGCGGAATCTCGGTCACGGTCGCGGATATTAAGGACGGAGCCAACTGGAAAAAGGCCAAGGAGGCGGGCTTTAGCGTAAAGACCGTTTCAACCGCTTCTAAATCCGCAGACATAGTGGTTATGCTTGCTCCTGACACTTATCAGCCGGCTATATACCATGAGCATGTCGAAAAGAATCTGGTTGCCGGAAACGCTCTTATGTTCAGCCACGGTTTCAACATTCACTACGGACAGATCAAACCTCCTGCGGACGTGGACGTGTTCATGGTCGCTCCGAAAGCTCCCGGGCACACTGTGAGAGACCAGTATGTCGGGGGTGCGGGGGTGCCGGGACTCGTTGCTGTTCACCAGAATCCGACGGGTAACGCGAAAGGCCTTGCCCTAGCTTACGCCCGGGCCATCGGATGCTCGAGGGCGGGTGTTATAGAGACGACTTTCAAGGATGAGACTGAGACCGATCTTTTCGGGGAGCAGTCGGTTCTCTGCGGAGGACTCACGGCCCTCATCCTGGCCGGATACGAAACACTTGTCGAGGCCGGTTATCCGCCCGAGATGGCTTATTTCGAATGCTGCCACGAAGTCAAGCTGATAGTCGACCTCATATACGAGGGCGGAATAGCGAACATGCGCTACTCGGTAAGCGATACGGCCAAATTTGGAGATATAACCAGAGGCCCGAGGCTCATAAACGACTCCGTCAAACAGGAGATGAAAAAGATAATCGGGGAGATCCAGTCCGGGCAGTTTGCCACTGAGTGGATACTTGAGAATCAGGCCGGAAGGCCCACCTATAACGCGCTTTTGAGACAAGGGGAAGAACATCCGATTGAAAGCGTCGGAGCCGAGCTCAGGGGCATGATGAGCTCGCTTTTCCAAAAAAAGCTGGTTGATAAAGACAAGAACTGA
- the ilvN gene encoding acetolactate synthase small subunit, with amino-acid sequence MKSRHTISITVDNEAGVLSRISGLFSARDFNIESLNVAETQEPGTSRITLVTTGDEAIIQQIIKRFNNMVNVIKVVDMTELDRVEREMVLIKVDAKADSKAEILRVADIFRAKVVDVSPKSYTFEVTGDEQKLQAFIELQRPFGIKEIARTGTVAMSRANKKSK; translated from the coding sequence ATGAAATCGAGGCACACCATATCAATAACGGTAGACAATGAAGCCGGAGTACTTTCAAGAATCTCGGGGCTTTTCAGCGCGAGGGACTTTAACATAGAGAGTCTTAACGTTGCGGAAACGCAGGAACCGGGGACGTCCAGAATAACCCTGGTCACAACCGGCGACGAGGCCATAATTCAGCAGATAATAAAAAGATTCAACAACATGGTTAACGTGATCAAGGTTGTTGACATGACCGAGCTTGACCGCGTGGAAAGAGAGATGGTTCTCATTAAGGTTGACGCGAAGGCCGATTCCAAGGCGGAGATCCTCCGGGTCGCGGACATATTCCGGGCCAAGGTCGTTGACGTGTCTCCGAAATCCTACACCTTCGAGGTTACGGGGGATGAGCAGAAGCTTCAGGCGTTTATTGAGCTTCAAAGACCTTTCGGGATAAAGGAAATCGCAAGAACGGGAACCGTCGCCATGTCCCGGGCGAACAAGAAAAGCAAGTAA